The proteins below come from a single Sorghum bicolor cultivar BTx623 chromosome 4, Sorghum_bicolor_NCBIv3, whole genome shotgun sequence genomic window:
- the LOC8078334 gene encoding receptor-like protein kinase 5 produces the protein MPTRILVVLLMILLLLTSISGSAQTNDAELRALLTIKKDWGNPAALRSWKNSSSASASSTHSHCNWAGVTCSSSNGQVTALVFQNFNMSRPIPASICSLKNLTHMDLSYNNLTGDFPAAALHGCSALQFLDLSNNHFSGALPADIDKKLSSSAAAAMEHLNLSSNGFTGSVPLAIAGFPKLKSLLLDTNSFNGSYPGAAIGDLTQLETLTLASNPFVPGPIPDEFGKLKKLQMLWMSGMNLTGGIPDKLSSLTELTLLALSDNHLDGEIPAWIWKLQKLEILYLYANSFTGAIGPDITAVSLQEIDLSMNWLTGPIPESIGNLKNLWLLYLYFNNLTGPIPSSVGLLPNLVDIRLFTNSLSGALPPELGKHSPLGNLEVSNNLLTGELPDTLCFNKQLYDIVVFNNRFSGAFPANLGDCDTLNNIMAYNNQFTGEFPGTVWSAFPYLTTVKIQSNNFAGVLPAELSSNITRIEIGNNRFSGAVPTSATGLKTFMAENNWFSHGLPEDMTKLANLTEVSLAGNQIGGSIPVSISALGALSYLNLSSNQITGAIPAAAIGLLPALTVLDLSNNKLDGQIPEDFNNLHLSYLNLSSNQLVGEVPAALQSPLFAAAFADNAGLCAGQDAGMLLPTCDQGGGGGGRSSARMIIILTATISSISAITFVAAMGWFVLRRKSNSLDVTSWKMTAFGTLNFGAQDIISNISEENVIGRGGSGKVYRIHLHKARGGHGGDGDGDGAAGHSTTTSTVAVKKIRNNDDGKVGVNDDKEFEAEARSLGGLLHGNIVRLLCCISGGDTNTKLLVYEYMENGSLDRWLHRRAAAASEAEPPLDWPTRLGVAIDVARGLSYMHHGFTSPVIHRDIKCSNILLDREFRAKIADFGLARILSKSGESEPVSAVCGTFGYIAPEYVSRVKVSEKVDVYSFGVVLLELATGRGPQDGGTESGSCLAKWASKRFKNGGGPCADLVDGEIQDPANLDDMVAVFELGVMCTGEDPSSRPPMSEVLHRLRQCDRNQTSIDDDSAKDVCGVHSLESMV, from the exons ATGCCTACCCGAATTCTCGTCGTCCTCCTTATGATCCTCCTCTTGCTTACTTCCATCTCCGGTTCGGCGCAGACCAACGAcgccgagctccgagctctCCTGACCATCAAGAAAGATTGGGGCAACCCTGCAGCCCTGAGATCATGGAAGAACAGCAGCAGTGCCTCTGCTTCGTCCACTCACTCTCACTGCAACTGGGCTGGGGTTacatgcagcagcagcaacggCCAAGTGACCGCCCTCGTCTTCCAAAACTTCAACATGAGCCGTCCAATCCCAGCGTCCATTTGCAGCCTCAAGAACCTGACGCACATGGACCTCTCCTACAACAACCTCACCGGCGACTTCCCGGCTGCTGCACTCCACGGCTGCTCCGCTCTTCAGTTCCTTGACCTGTCCAACAATCACTTCTCCGGTGCCCTCCCAGCTGACATCGATAAAAAActgtcgtcgtcggcggcggcggcgatggagcATCTCAACCTGTCAAGCAATGGCTTCACAGGCAGTGTGCCGTTGGCGATCGCCGGGTTCCCGAAGCTCAAGTCGTTGCTCCTCGACACTAACAGCTTCAATGGGAGCTACCCGGGTGCCGCCATCGGCGACCTCACGCAGCTCGAGACGCTAACCCTGGCAAGTAACCCCTTCGTGCCAGGCCCCATCCCTGACGAGTTTGGCAAGCTGAAGAAGCTGCAGATGCTGTGGATGTCAGGGATGAACCTGACTGGTGGCATCCCTGACAAACTGTCGTCGCTCACTGAGCTGACGCTGTTGGCTTTGTCCGACAATCATCTTGACGGTGAAATTCCGGCGTGGATTTGGAAGCTTCAGAAGCTCGAGATCCTGTACCTCTATGCTAACAGCTTCACTGGTGCGATTGGACCGGATATCACCGCCGTGAGCCTGCAAGAGATCGACCTTTCCATGAACTGGCTCACCGGACCGATACCGGAGAGCATCGGCAATTTGAAGAACTTGTGGTTGCTCTACTTGTACTTCAACAACCTCACCGGGCCGATTCCGTCGAGCGTCGGGCTGCTCCCGAACCTCGTGGACATCCGGCTATTCACCAACAGCCTCTCCGGCGCCCTCCCGCCGGAGCTCGGGAAGCACTCGCCGCTGGGCAACCTAGAAGTGAGCAACAACTTgctcaccggcgagctcccggaCACGCTCTGCTTCAACAAGCAGCTCTACGACATCGTGGTCTTCAACAACAGATTCTCCGGCGCGTTCCCGGCGAACCTCGGGGACTGCGACACGCTGAACAACATCATGGCGTACAACAACCAATTCACCGGAGAGTTCCCGGGGACAGTATGGTCGGCGTTCCCTTACCTGACCACCGTCAAGATACAGAGCAACAACTTCGCTGGAGTCCTACCAGCAGAGTTGTCATCTAACATCACGCGGATCGAGATCGGAAACAATAGATTCTCCGGCGCAGTACCAACATCTGCCACTGGCTTGAAAACATTCATGGCGGAGAACAATTGGTTCTCCCATGGGCTCCCGGAGGACATGACCAAGCTCGCCAACCTCACTGAGGTGTCTCTCGCCGGGAACCAGATTGGCGGATCCATACCAGTGTCCATCTCAGCCCTTGGGGCTCTTAGCTACCTCAATCTCAGCAGCAACCAGATAACCGGAGCGATCCCGGCAGCCGCCATTGGATTGCTCCCGGCACTCACCGTCCTTGACCTCTCAAACAACAAGCTCGACGGCCAGATTCCAGAGGACTTTAACAATCTCCACCTCAGTTACCTGAATCTCTCGTCGAATCAGCTCGTCGGAGAGGTGCCAGCCGCACTACAGAGTCCCTTGTTCGCCGCCGCCTTCGCTGACAACGCTGGCTTGTGCGCCGGACAGGACGCCGGCATGCTCCTCCCGACGTGCGaccaaggaggaggaggaggaggtcgtaGTTCGGCCAGAATGATCATCATCCTAACAGCAACAATTTCCAGCATTTCTGCCATCACCTTCGTCGCTGCCATGGGATGGTTTGTCCTCCGGCGCAAGAGCAACTCGCTGGATGTGACGTCGTGGAAGATGACAGCGTTCGGGACCCTGAATTTTGGCGCGCAGGACATCATCAGCAACATCAGCGAGGAGAACGTGATCGGCAGAGGTGGGTCAGGGAAGGTGTACCGCATCCATCTTCACAAGGCAAGAGGAGGGCACggtggcgacggcgacggcgacggggcCGCCGGTCACTCGACGACGACGTCGACGGTGGCCGTGAAGAAGATCCGCAACAACGACGACGGGAAGGTGGGCGTGAACGACGACAAGGAGTTTGAGGCGGAGGCGAGGTCACTGGGCGGTCTCCTCCACGGCAACATCGTCAGGCTGCTCTGCTGCATCTCCGGCGGCGACACGAACACGAAGCTGCTCGTGTACGAGTACATGGAGAACGGGAGCCTGGACCGGTGGCTGCACCGCCGCGCGGCCGCGGCGTCAGAGGCGGAGCCGCCGCTGGACTGGCCGACGAGGCTGGGCGTCGCCATCGACGTCGCCAGAGGCCTCAGCTACATGCACCACGGCTTCACGAGCCCGGTCATCCACCGCGACATCAAGTGCAGCAACATCTTGCTCGACCGTGAGTTCCGAGCCAAGATCGCCGACTTTGGCCTTGCTCGCATCCTCTCCAAGTCCGGCGAATCGGAGCCGGTGTCGGCTGTCTGCGGAACGTTCGGttacattgctccag AGTACGTGAGCAGAGTGAAGGTGAGCGAGAAGGTGGACGTCTACAGCTTCGGGGTGGTGCTGCTGGAGCTCGCGACAGGAAGGGGGCCGCAGGACGGCGGCACGGAGTCCGGCAGCTGCCTGGCGAAGTGGGCGTCGAAGCGGTTCAAGAACGGCGGCGGCCCGTGCGCGGACCTGGTCGACGGTGAAATTCAGGACCCGGCTAACCTGGACGATATGGTGGCCGTGTTCGAGCTCGGGGTGATGTGCACCGGCGAGGATCCGTCGTCAAGGCCGCCCATGAGCGAGGTCCTGCACCGGCTCCGCCAGTGTGACCGGAATCAGACGTCCATTGACGACGACTCTGCTAAAGACGTGTGTGGCGTTCATTCTTTGGAGTCCATGGTTTAA